In Vigna angularis cultivar LongXiaoDou No.4 chromosome 8, ASM1680809v1, whole genome shotgun sequence, one DNA window encodes the following:
- the LOC108345798 gene encoding nuclear poly(A) polymerase 1 — protein sequence MGIPGLSDQNNGQQRLGITEPISLAGPSEDDLIKTRELEKYLQGVGLYESQEEAVGREEVLGRLDQIVKIWVKNISRGKGFNEQLVQEANAKIFTFGSYRLGVHGPGADIDTLCVGPRHATRDEDFFGELRKMLSEMQEVTELHPVPDAHVPVMKFKFNGVSVDLLYARLALWVIPEDLDISQESILQNVDEQTVLSLNGCRVTDQVLRLVPNIQTFRTTLRCMRFWAKRRGVYSNVAGFLGGINLALLVARICQLYPNALPNMLVSRFFRVYTQWRWPNPVMLCAIEEGSLGLPVWDPRRNPKDRYHLMPIITPAYPCMNSTYNVTSSTLRVMSDEFQRGSEICEAMEASKADWNALFEPYPFFESYKNYLQIDITAENADDLRQWKGWVESRLRQLTLKIERHTYGMLQCHPHPGEFSDKSRPFHHCYFMGLQRKQGVPVNEGEQFDIRLTVEEFKHSVNAYTLWKPGMDIHVSHVKRRNIPAYIFPGGVRPSGPSKVTAENKQSSKLRASGHGQAEKSQGGKGVSVGADDVKKRRRSEDDMDNSSKNSKSPVSLPPPSREVNEDMTPIKWDESEVNSSDGQKSKKLCLTSPGEIPPGDSGTNGSVASNQPVNPILAATDISSSKEEEKLAIEKIMSGPYDAHQAFPEEPEELEDDTQYRTQVKDTAGSLENITESLALKPAVAEEPVVYMETTCSNSLCSNEGLEELESAELTAPLLTVPPAPAPLKKPLIRLNFTSLVKAADKSS from the exons ATGGGGATCCCTGGCTTGAGCGATCAGAATAATGGGCAACAAAGATTAGGCATAACTGAGCCTATTTCATTGGCTGGACCAAGTGAGGATGATTTGATCAAGACGCGTGAACTTGAGAAG TACTTGCAAGGTGTTGGATTGTACGAGAGTCAGGAAGAGGCTGTGGGTAGGGAAGAAGTTCTTGGCAGGCTGGACCAG ATTGTGAAGATTTGGGTCAAGAACATCAGCCGAGGAAAGGGGTTTAATGAACAACTGGTTCAAGAAGCAAATGCCAAGATTTTCACCTTCGGCTCTTATCGGTTAGGG GTGCATGGCCCTGGAGCTGACATAGATACTCTTTGTGTGGGACCTAGACATGCAACCAGAGAT GAAGACTTCTTTGGTGAGCTGAGGAAAATGCTATCTGAGATGCAAGAAGTAACAGAATTGCACCCTGTGCCCGATGCTCACGTCCCTGTGATGAAATTCAAGTTTAATGGTGTTTCAGTTGATCTCTTGTATGCAAGATTAGCTTTGTGGGTTATTCCTGAA GACTTAGATATATCACAGGAGTCAATATTACAAAATGTTGATGAACAAACTGTTCTTAGTCTTAATGGTTGTAGAGTAACTGATCAGGTCCTGCGATTGGTTCCAAATATTCAG ACCTTTCGCACAACATTGAGATGCATGAGGTTTTGGGCAAAGCGTCGTGGTGTTTATTCAAAT GTTGCTGGTTTTCTTGGTGGTATAAATCTGGCATTGCTTGTTGCTCGAATATGCCAGTTGTATCCTAATGCACTACCTAATATGTTAGTGTCTCGGTTCTTTCGGGTGTATACTCAATGGCGATGGCCAAATCCAGTCATGCTCTGTGCTATTGAAGAAGGATCTCTTGGACTACCTGTTTGGGATCCTAGAAGAAATCCCAAGGATAGATATCATTTAATGCCTATAATTACTCCTGCTTATCCTTGCATGAATTCTACTTACAATGTGACATCAAGTACATTACGTGTTATGTCAGATGAGTTTCAGAGGGGGAGTGAAATATGTGAG GCTATGGAGGCTAGCAAGGCTGATTGGAATGCTCTTTTTGAGCCTTATCCCTTTTTTGAATCTTACAAGAACTATCTACAGATAGACATAACTGCAGAGAATGCAGATGACCTTAGACAATGGAAAGGCTGGGTTGAGTCTCGTCTCCGCCAATTAACATTGAAG ATTGAAAGGCACACTTATGGCATGCTTCAATGTCATCCACATCCTGGTGAATTCTCTGACAAGTCTAGACCTTTTCATCACTGTTACTTCATGGGTCTGCAGCGTAAGCAAGGAGTTCCAGTGAATGAAGGTGAACAGTTTGATATAAGGCTAACTGTTGAAGAATTCAAGCATTCTGTCAATGCTTACACACTATGGAAACCTGGAATGGATATTCATGTGTCCCATGTGAAACGCCGGAACATACCTGCCTACATATTCCCTGGTGGTGTCCGGCCTTCAGGCCCATCAAAAGTAACTGCTGAaaataaacaaagttctaaATTAAGGGCTTCTGGTCACGGTCAAGCCGAAAAATCTCAAGGAGGTAAAGGAGTTTCTGTTGGAGCGGATGATGtgaaaaagagaaggagatcAGAGGACGACATGGATAATAGTTCAAAGAATTCCAAGTCCCCTGTATCTTTACCTCCCCCTAGCAGGGAAGTTAATGAAGATATGACTCCTATTAAATGGGATGAATCAGAAGTCAATAGTAGTGACGGTCAAAAGAGCAAGAAACTTTGTCTGACATCTCCAGGGGAGATTCCTCCTGGGGATAGTGGGACCAATGGATCTGTGGCAAGCAACCAACCAGTGAACCCTATACTTGCTGCTACTGATATATCCAGttctaaagaagaagaaaaactagCCATTGAAAAGATTATGTCAGGGCCATATGATGCACATCAAGCCTTTCCAGAAGAACCTGAAGAGCTTGAAGATGACACTCAGTATAGAACTCAAGTCAAAGATACTGCTGGGAGCTTGGAAAACATTACTGAATCTTTAGCCTTAAAGCCTGCAGTGGCAGAAGAGCCAGTTGTTTATATGGAAACTACTTGCTCTAATAGTTTATGCTCCAATGAGGGCTTGGAGGAGCTTGAG TCTGCTGAGCTAACAGCACCATTGTTAACTGTGCCTCCTGCACCTGCACCGCTGAAGAAGCCTCTTATCAG GTTGAACTTCACCTCCTTGGTAAAAGCTGCTGACAAGAGTTCTTAG